ATTTTACCAAATGCACAAACAATACTTACTTCATAAATAAAGTAATAGAATATCCTAAGACGTATAAATAAATTGTGTATCCCTATGAGCATGAACCATACATATTCACCACGTTGTGAGCTCTGAATAAATAAGTCAAGAAACAGAGTACTCAAGATTTGTTAAACTTCTATTATAGTAAAATTTCACTAAATTAATActcaataaattaataatatctCTAAGACAATATTTTCTTCTGGTCCCGACTTGGGCCAATGGAAAAAATCACACATTTCgataaaataataagataatatattttcagAAGACTCCTTTATAAATATATGGTcccattaatattataaattaataattctaTAAAAGGAATATATCTAAGATAATTTAgtgaaatatgattctattgtattttgttaatatttaaatatagttGAAGCTCATCTCTAACTTTTCTTATTGCATCCAAAAGTTGTAGTATTGTCTTTTCGAACTGCACCATAAAATTGTGAAGAGTTCTAGATATGATAAGTGTTTTCTTACGTGTAACTGGTTCCAAAGGTATTGTATTATcttcaacttcatcattaaCATTGTTTTTTTTCAATGATATCCACGATTTCTTCTAAGCTCCGAACCTCTAAACATGTACTATTTTCATTCAGGTAATCCAACATATTATTGACGTCCATTTTATTGTTGTAATAGAGATCATTAATCATGACCTCAATTTCATGAATACGTTTTCACAAGTGGGTTCATTAAAAAATGACGCTTTTTCTTATGGGTTTTAATTTAGTCTCCATGTCTTGTATATTAAAATTAACCTTTTCTGAATCTCAAAACactctttaaattaataaatattaatttatcgatTAAATAATACCCTTACAATATAAGAATATTTCATGGTCCCACCTATAATAATTTAGTGAGGCCTTATTGTACTTCTTTCCTTATATGCGAAAAGTATATTTTCCACAAATAAtgctcaatatttttttaaaaagatacttatattcattttttaaaaaaaagatacttatattcatttttttttaaaaaaaagaggcCTTTCAAATTTGGAGACCTAAGTCGATTGCCTTTTTTTTCAAAGTCGTAGAGCCACTCCTTCGCGCGAGCCAACATCTTTAACTCTTCAACTAAAATTACTGAACTGATGGCTTCCAGCTCTCGACAGTATGCAACTCAACATCCTAAAATATGCATGTTTACAAAATCCATGTCTATTTTGTAACTTATCTTTAATGTCTCTAGATTGAGCAACTTGTTCCATCTGTGAAAGCTCATTCATATTTTACAAAATCCATGTCTATTTTGTGATTAGGAGATTAGAATCCCCAATTACAAACATTAATTTAATCATTAATTAAAGGATGGATTAACAGGTAAAACATAATTAGGTCGTCCAAAACTGAGTTCCCAAGATCTCAAAATCGAGTaatgaaaaaaaggaaattaaatCTGCCTAAATCCAGTCCTTCATCGCCAATGCGACACACCCTCGCGAATGTGATCCCTTGACTCTGACCCATACTCGACCCTTGTGAATGCGAATCCCACATCGCAACAGGAAGCACAAGGCTCGATCCAACCTCGAACCCTCTTATGATAtcgttgtaatgaccctccaagtcatttccTCCGTCTTTCGATCTTcttagcatttagagctttctttagtgaccccaagtcatttatgacttgctgggacTGACAGTTCGGTCGTCGAGTCGTTCGTTTGGATTTTGTGTAAGTTTATGTATTTTAGAGCGTTTCAATGATTGAATTCCGTAAAAAATAATCTAAGAACTgcctcaaaatgaaattttaacaGTTCCATTAGCttcaaaatatcgagtttggtctagaatgatctTCTGTGATGATTACGAGGTTTTTGGGCTTATTCCAAGCTTCTTTGTGGAATTTGTCTTAAGACGGTGCCTGTGTGTGGAGCCCACTTTTTTCGAGACGACCTCAGTTGAAAGTTTCGAATCGTCGTCGAGtctaaaatattgattttgacgggttagcatatctcatttgcgtgTACGGGATTCCAAACCAATCTCGAGCACCTGAGCTGAATCCATGAGGACTTGGCTAAATTTTCTGGTGCTTGGTGGAGGTGCAGCCGCCTAAGCTCCCCTGGCTTCACTTAAGCGGAGAGGGCATTACTTTAGCGAGCCTAACTAGCTCAAGGTTAGCCGATTTAACGCCCATGCCTTTGCTTTAGCAACCTTTGCTTTAGCGGCCAGAGGCTCGCTTTAGACAGCCTGTTTGAGGTCAACCGCTTTAGCGGAGTAAGTGGCCTCTTTTGCAGCATCTGCAATCCGTTTAAGACTGATTTTGGGGCCTTTTCCCTTTGTTTTTGAGATTATTTGTAGAGCTTCTGACTCGATTCTTCGTGGGTTTGGCTTGTTGTTGCTGGAATTGGTTGGAGCTTTGTGTGGTGATTCTTGGGAAGTCAATTTAACCCAGTTTCACAGGTAATTCCTTGGTCTTTTAACCTCTAATGGCCTCCAATGGTGTTCTTGAGAAGTCTTTTTGCATGAGCTATTGTTGCTTGTTTCTAAGCTCGAATTATGTCTATTTTTGGGACACAAGTTCATTGAGCTAAGTAGGGACTTTGAAGGAGTCTATTTGGGATTCTCGGCGCAGATTCCACAATTCCGTTTTAGACTTGATTTTGGGTCCAACtctaattattgtgattttagTATCTAAACCTTtgtattgatgttgtgattGATGTTTTGTTAGCGTGATAACGATTGGAGGTGTTTCATAAGCGGATAACTCTTGTGCGACGGATTTGGAGCGCACGTGATCGGCTTCTAGGCAGGCAAAAGTCTACTTTCTTGACTTTATTAAGATAATATTTAGTATAAATTACAAGTGACAGGTTGGTATTGGTCAAGTTTTAGAATTGCTTCATTTTATTCTATTCTTTGGTTTCCGGTTGAGCCTTAGACTAGTGTTGTCTTGtgaaatccttagtttaggctaGAAGCCTTGCTCATGAGTTATCTTAGCGTAATTATCCTTATTAGGATTGATATTGAGGCCTTAGGCTAGGATTGAATCTTAAACGCCTTAGGATGTGCTTTATTGCCCTTGTAACGGTATGTTGATTCGATATGGCTTGTTGTGTATGGTGTATTTTGTGCTAGTGTTTAAGAGCTTAGTGGCTCGTCGTACTCATATGTTTGTCTTAGTTGTGCTCCGTTGTGAGATGGAGTGGCATGTTTAGGGTAAGGTGTTGTTCCTTTAGTTATTATTCTCTCTTGACCTTAAGTCTGAGCCACTTCTTAATTCCTTCACTTTATGATTAGCGGTAGGATTGTGATGCTTTTATTGAGATGTTGTTATAttgttgggcccgaggccgtGACCGTGGAGCAGTTGGACCCTAGATTAAttttgaatccttgagtttatTGTCTTTTTATAAgagtaatttgaagaaaaagtaGCGGGAAGAGAGAAACAACTGAAAAATGAGTTAATGATTTAATTTCATTGAGGCATAGATTCCGTTAATATATACTTAAGTTATTTGTATAAAAATGGATAAGAAACCAAAACTGATaactatttaaatatataaacgACTAAAATTGGTAAATGTATAGTTAATGGATCAAACTTGATAAGTTTTTATATAGTTAATGGATTAAATATGACAAATGGATAATTAAGGATATGCTAGCTAAGTAAGGACGTCAGAACAGGGAGGCAACAATTTTGAAAGTTCCACCACTGTCTGTTAGGGATACACTACGAGCAGACATTGAAGGAACTTTTCTTGTTAAAAAATATCGGCATGTATTAAAAAATCTTTTCTACGCCATACCACAATCTAAACATTGTCTATAGGGATGCCCTATCAAAATGCTATGTACCAAACTACCCTTAATTTAGTAATATAATATATGgagaagggcctaaaatgctTTTCAACTATTTGAATTGATACAAAATTATTCTCCGTCCATCTTTTGGCCCCCAAATACCCCTGACGTCAAccttttggctcaaaaatattcttatttcTAGCGGTCCACACTCATTAGGTGGATGAGAAGAAATATTGTACCAAATCCCATAgtttaagggtattttaggcCATAATCCATTAAATCGTAAAATCACCTTTCCATTCCTTCACTTTCTCTCTCTTCCACTTTTTTCTTCTTGGAATCTTGTCCacaatattaaattttaattttttaaacttaagacaaaataagaaagaatataatgaggatattCATATAGAAACAATTAGTTCAATAGAATGCATCTATCGTCATTGATGCATAAATAAAGATACCAATTAGTAGTGATTGAATTCCTTCTATGATCATTTTATCATCAATAGATTTTTATGGTCCAATCCAAATTAGTACACCATATTcccttttttgatattttttattgaaagaTAGTAATTATTTTGGATCAATTATTTCGCTAATCAAGACAACTAAAATGTACGGAGGAAGCATTTATTATCGTCTTCGTTTCATTTTATATGACACTATTTGATTGgtacaatattaaaaaaaaattaaagacttttaaaatttatgatttaaacaattgttaaatatttatatggttataaattatttctttaaagattaaagaaaattataaattatttctaattacAGTAAAACGATATTCTTTTTGGGGACCtatttaaaaaggaaaaggagTCAAGTTCAATGGGATGATgggtatttttttttccttcggGAACacaccctacacgaggctcccacctttCGTGCACAGTTAgaggttgagcagcaccccaagccttaacatatataaaaaacataaaaatacataGAGAGGGGATATAAACCTTACCTCTGACCTTAAGATgattcataagtcggctaacctactaaggtcggccaactcatccccgatactagATGAAaagcgataaacctatgagaggactcctttCGATATAATGCGACTAAGAAAAatgtaaatgagggagactctccccttccatgtaaatacaaaaaaaaacctacactagtcctattcaactaagctacattaGAAACATAGCTAAATCAAATTAgagcaagtatacgaaacttccaATTTCCATGGATCGAGAGCGGTCGTGTCATTGTTGTCCTTCTTAGGTTTGTCATACCGAGTTTGTCCATGAGATGTGAGTACCTCATGCAAGGAAAGTAGATGATGTCATGTTGCTGCAAGTTTGGATATGAAAAATGTATACGTCATTGGGAGAAATTAAGTTAGCTAAATAAAGTCGCTCGAGTAACGTCTCCGATTATCCATTCGAGCCTCAGCTTCTTGGGTTCTCCAATTGTTGGAATTACTGCAAGTCTGCAACAGCTGGAAGTCATTTTTGATATTGCAAGTTACATGTTGAAGCTGATGTTGCTGTGTGTTGCTTCTGGCAGCAGCTGATGGGATGATGGGTATTAGGTCCCATTTATTTTCGTTAAAATTAAGACGTCTGAATCTGAATTTGAATACATATCTAAATATAAAGATGTTGTATTAAGATATGAATACTAAGACtatatttgttttcattaataTTAACACGTCTGAAATTAAGACGTGCATTAAAATTTAGATGTCTGAatttgaatattaagatattGCATTAAGATCTAAATACtatatagttaaaataatttattttctcaatatctaaatgtataaaaaatatttttgtttaaatatactaaacgtaaaatttaaataaaatactaaattgatataatattatattaataaaatattttaaattcttataTGATGGTGATGCCTAAAAATGGTGATGAACAAAGTTTCCTTCAAAATTAGGTCACATCTTCAGTGTGAGAGAGATTCCTTTGGCATTGGAGATGAAGAAAATTTGTGGTATtcgttttctctctttctatCCTAATTCACATTCAAATGGATTTACAGTCAGAATTTATAGTAATAAATCCATTTCGGCAATCGATAAGTATGATTTTGGGGTTAACATCAAGTGTTTAGATGATGCTGTTATTGTCTTCCATCAAATGGTTAGGATGAAGCCTCTTCCTTCTCTTGTtgaattttctaaattatttaacACTATGATAAATAGGAGGCATTACTCTCCTGTCGTTTCTCTTTTTAGAGAAATGCAGAAATTGGGTATCCCAATTAACGGATTCATTTTGACTAGCGTGATTAACAGCTATTCCCTGATGCATCGTGCTGATTGTGGGTTTTCGGTGTTACCCATTTACCTCAAGAAGGGTATTCCATTTGATACCGTCACCTTTAACACCCTAATAAGGGGAATCTTTGCTGAAAATAAGGTCAAAGATGCtgttgaattgttcaaaaaatTGGTGAGAGACAAGATTTGTGAACCTGATGAAGTCACATATggaaccctaatgaatgggctTAGTAAAAGGGGTCATACGGAGAAGACTTTAGGTTTGCTCCGATTAATGGAACAGGGGAACACTAAGCCCAACATATTTAACTACAACATCGTCATAGATGCCCTTTGCAGAGATGGGAACTTAGATGCTGCTATCAGCCTTTTGAACGAGATGAAACAGAAAGGCATTCCTCCAGACATAGTCACCTATAATTCAGTGATTGATGGTTTGTGTAAGCTTGGTCAGTGGGATAAGGTTAGGACTTTGTTCTCTGATATGGCCTTGAACCTTAATATTTATCCAGATGTGCGCACCTTCAACATAGTGATAGATGGACTATGTAAAGAAGGGAAAGTTGCAGATGCTGAGGAAGTAATGAAACTCATGGTGGGAAGAGGTGTAGAGCCCAATATAATCACCTACAGTGTGATAATGGATGGATATTGTTTGTGTGGTCAACTTGATGGAGCGAGGAGAATTTTTGATATCATGATAGATAAGAACATTGAGCCTGACATTATTAGCTATAACATACTTATAAATGGATATtgtaagaaaaagaaattgtcCGAGGCCATGCTATTGTTTTGTGAAATTTCTCAAAAGGGATCAAAGTCTGATATTGTTACCTACAATATTATCTTGCAAGGTCTGTTTGAAGTTGGAAGAATTGGCGATGCGGAAAAAATTTATGCCGAGATGCTATCTACGGGCCCTAGACCTGATATATACACTCGTCGCACTTTGCTCAATGGTTATTTTAAGTATGGGCTTGTTGGAGAAGCTATGTCACTCTTTAAAAAGttggaaagaaagagagaagataCTAGTATTGCAATTTACAATGTTGTCATTAATGGATTGTGCAAAAATGGTAAACTCGATGAAGCTCTTGCTGTTTTTGAGAAGCTTTCGTTCATTGGATTGCTTCCGGATGTGAGAACATTCACTGTAATGATAAATGGATTTTGTCTTAAAGGGTTGTTTGATGAAGCTAAAGATATTCTTAGAAAAATGGAAGACAATGATTGCTTTCCAAACAATATCACTTACAATGTTATGGTGCAAGGATTTCTCAGGTGCAACAGAATTAGTGAAATGGTTTCTTTCATGAAGGAAATGGTTGGAAGGGGATTCTCGTTTGATGCAACTACAACTGGGTTTTTGGTAAATGTTAAGAGGGAGAATCCTTCCGTCCTTGACATGATACAACAGcttcaattgaaaaataaaatgtgagTATTTCTTTCGCTTGGTTTATTCTGCTTCACTATGGTTGTGATACGATTTCCTTGCAGAAGCTGATGGCAATTGGAACGTTGCTCGAGTTTGGTCCTGCGAAGGGCCTATTCGATTGGGATTTTGAAGATATAACTGAATTACTGCTGAAATTGGAGGCTATCTCTCCATGATCAGGTTGCTGACTTACTGTGGTGGAAGTTTCAGCAAGGCAGTTAATTTCCTTGGGAGGCGTTCAAAAGGACTGACTGTTGAGAATATTTTGGAAGACAATTGTAGATCCAAGAGCTACCTGGTTCACTAGGCTTGTTTAACCCATGACAACTTGCAAAAAGAGGAATCGTTTTATACAGCAGAtgctttttttttaaagtatcGATGAATTTATAAATCATCCACTGCTTCACTAGACTGATCTGGACAATGTTTCTTGCTATTTTTGGTTTCCAGTGTGTCATGCCTGGATGCATTGAACTTGCACTGACCAGCTGGTACGAGCAGTCCTCATCAAGGGGCAACAAGCACCACACAACTTCTATTCCTTCCTGCCTTTTCTGGTCTATTTGTATGGAGAGGAATGATAGACGTCTCAATGACATGATAAACAACATAAAGCAGGTCAATAGATGTTTAAAAATCATGTACCTATGGTGCAGGAAGAAGCTTGTTCAGGTTAGTGGCTTATATGGGATTTCACTACGAAAATGCTTACTTTTGTGTATAGGAATTCAAGAAATGTTTTTTCACTGTTGAGAGCCAGTTCTGCTTTTCCTTTATTACACTCTGGAACTGTTTCTCTATTTATCCAAGGATGTTAGCTAGGTTTGATTGCTGAAGAATGAAAATAAAGCATGTTCTAATAGAGCGGAACAGGCTTGACATGTAAGATTgttgaaagaaaatgaaatgagatcCATGATTTTCAGGAGAGAATGGCCACTACGGAAGATTCCTTCCTGTGACTGACATTTAGACAACCTCTGGCCTTTTATTTTCTGATGGTTTCTACGAAAGGAGGAGAGAGAAAAGGAAAATTTCAACAAAAACTAAAAACTTAAAAGATGGAAGAACAAGCATTCTTACTGCTACATGTCTAATGGGTGGTTGCTGCGCTTACTAGATTTCTTCTGTTAATATTGACATAATCTTTCTTGTTATGTCACTTTGTTAGTATTAGAGGTTAGGGTTTTAGTAAATTGATGGAAATATAATGTTTaggttttttttaattcaaaatatttctctATAAGAtattagcttcttttttttttcatttttggatTGAAAGGCATCTAAAATCTTGTATCTTTTGGTTGAATATAATCCCAGATGTTCAAAATCTTGTGCTTCCTCTTATCTATTCTAGTAGCTAGGTCTGTAGTTAGATTGTggcattttattttatgatgtcAACTGTGTTTATATGTGGGTGAGAAGAATAGGCTCACCACGGTCACACCAGAAACTGAAGATAAGCTTAAATACATTGTGACATGGTAAGCGTAATTTAAATATGGAAGGCCACCAAGTTTggcttttttttgttttgatgaaATAAGTTGCTGTATTGAAAAGGCATCAAGGAGATGCATGAAAGATTACAAATCAAATGGTTATAACTCCAAACACTGAAAAAAAACAAGTAGGAGCTTGGAGTTAAGAACCGAAAGCAAAAGCTCAAGGCTGCTAAGCCACTGAGAGGGAACTGATAAAATCTAGAAGGGGATGATATCATTTGCAGGGGAAAGGTTGCTCCAGCTATAAAGATTCAACAAACACTTAGATCTAACAGAGCAATTAGGAGTTGAAGTCCCCTCATGACATCTTTTGTTTCTCTCTGTTCATAAACACGAAAAAATACAAGCCGGGATCATCTGCCAGATCTTCTTGATGGTCTTGTTCACTTTCCATGAACTCCAACTTTCAACTGCTTGTTTTAGGTTGAGAGGGGAAAATTGCCAAAAACATAGTCCAAAGCTCAGCTGCCACAGGGCAATGCAATAGCAAGTGGTTTACAATCTCTAAGTTTTTTGGCACATAAAACACCTGTTCACCACCAGAATGCCTCTTTTTTCTCAGGTTGTCCTGGGTTAAGATGGCATTATGAAGGGCTGTCTAAAGGAAACCTTTAAGTTTTGGGGGATTTTGTTTTCCAGACCAACTTCCAGGCTAAGGTGTCATCATTCCATCTGTTGCATTCAAGTGATTGTAGCATGTTTTCAATGTGAAGATGCCTCTCTTTGAGCCCCCACCTTAAGTTATCTGGAAGTTGGGGATTCATTGAGTAATCTACCAGTAACTTGTATAGATCAGTGAGTTCCTCCAACTCCCAGTCTTGTAAACCATGTGTTGCCTTTCCTGCTATCAGCTACAAAGGAGTCTGGTTTTGTTGCTAAAAGGAATATCCTGTGGTGAGTCTTTGAGGGGTTGATTGATTACCCACTTGTCTTTCCAAAACCGGACCTTGGAGGTATTTCCAACTTTAAAGGATACTTCCTTGAAGTAATCATCCGGGAGATTGTTGATATGTTTTCAAGGGCCGACACCATGAGGGGCTGTATTCTGTTTGGTGCACCAATCATTCAGTTTACCATATTTTGCATTCACCACTTCCTTCCATAGATGTGTGTCTCTTTAGTCATACCTCCACCACCACTTCAGAAGTAGGCTATTGTTGTGTTTGTCAAGGTCCCTAATAGCCAGACCTCCCTGTTCATTTGGCAATATGACTTTATCCCACTTCACAAGGTGAAATTTATGCTATTCACTGTTTCTTTTCCATAGGAATCCCCTTCTCAGACCATCCAACTGCTCTTTCACCTCATATGGCATTGGGATGAGCGACATGATGTAAGTAGGTATGCTGTCCAGTACACTATGGATCAGGGTTAGCCTTCCTCCCATAGATAGATATTGCATGTTCCAGTTTGCCAGCCTCTTCTCCACCTTTTCCACCACTCCATTCCATATCCCTGGTCCTTTATATTTTGGACCCAAAGGGAGAACCAAATATGTACAGGGGAAAGAGCATGTGTCATCCCAGAATTCCTGCCAGGGTATTCAAATTATAGACTTCATTGACAGGGTAGATCTTGCTCTTCATCATGTTAATATGTAATCCAGAGACAACTTCGAATAGCATGAGAGTTAGATTAAGATAGAACTTGGAGAGTCTGTGCCCCACAAAAGATTAGggtatcatcaacatataataaGTGCGAGATGGAGATGGAATTGTATGGGCCATTTTCCACCTTGAAGCCCTCAATCCAGTGGTTTGCTTTTGTTTTGTCTAGCATCTTGCTCAAACCCTTCATGGCTAAAATGAATGAGAAAGGGGAAAGGGGATCCTCTTGTTTATTCCTTTTTGAGGGGAGAAAAAACCAACTTGACCCCTGTTCACCAGAATGTAGTATTTACAGTAGAAAGACTGTATATGATCCATCTCTCTACGAAGCCCATTTGTTTCAGCATATCTAGCATGTATTATTGCCAATTTGTTTTATCAAAAGCTTTCTCCACGTCTAGCTT
This Solanum dulcamara chromosome 8, daSolDulc1.2, whole genome shotgun sequence DNA region includes the following protein-coding sequences:
- the LOC129901713 gene encoding putative pentatricopeptide repeat-containing protein At1g12700, mitochondrial isoform X3: MMLLLSSIKCYSLMHRADCGFSVLPIYLKKGIPFDTVTFNTLIRGIFAENKVKDAVELFKKLVRDKICEPDEVTYGTLMNGLSKRGHTEKTLGLLRLMEQGNTKPNIFNYNIVIDALCRDGNLDAAISLLNEMKQKGIPPDIVTYNSVIDGLCKLGQWDKVRTLFSDMALNLNIYPDVRTFNIVIDGLCKEGKVADAEEVMKLMVGRGVEPNIITYSVIMDGYCLCGQLDGARRIFDIMIDKNIEPDIISYNILINGYCKKKKLSEAMLLFCEISQKGSKSDIVTYNIILQGLFEVGRIGDAEKIYAEMLSTGPRPDIYTRRTLLNGYFKYGLVGEAMSLFKKLERKREDTSIAIYNVVINGLCKNGKLDEALAVFEKLSFIGLLPDVRTFTVMINGFCLKGLFDEAKDILRKMEDNDCFPNNITYNVMVQGFLRCNRISEMVSFMKEMVGRGFSFDATTTGFLVNVKRENPSVLDMIQQLQLKNKIVSCLDALNLH
- the LOC129901713 gene encoding putative pentatricopeptide repeat-containing protein At1g12700, mitochondrial isoform X2 translates to MKKICGIRFLSFYPNSHSNGFTVRIYSNKSISAIDKYDFGVNIKCLDDAVIVFHQMVRMKPLPSLVEFSKLFNTMINRRHYSPVVSLFREMQKLGIPINGFILTSVINSYSLMHRADCGFSVLPIYLKKGIPFDTVTFNTLIRGIFAENKVKDAVELFKKLVRDKICEPDEVTYGTLMNGLSKRGHTEKTLGLLRLMEQGNTKPNIFNYNIVIDALCRDGNLDAAISLLNEMKQKGIPPDIVTYNSVIDGLCKLGQWDKVRTLFSDMALNLNIYPDVRTFNIVIDGLCKEGKVADAEEVMKLMVGRGVEPNIITYSVIMDGYCLCGQLDGARRIFDIMIDKNIEPDIISYNILINGYCKKKKLSEAMLLFCEISQKGSKSDIVTYNIILQGLFEVGRIGDAEKIYAEMLSTGPRPDIYTRRTLLNGYFKYGLVGEAMSLFKKLERKREDTSIAIYNVVINGLCKNGKLDEALAVFEKLSFIGLLPDVRTFTVMINGFCLKGLFDEAKDILRKMEDNDCFPNNITYNVMVQGFLRCNRISEMVSFMKEMVGRGFSFDATTTGFLVNVKRENPSVLDMIQQLQLKNKIS
- the LOC129901713 gene encoding putative pentatricopeptide repeat-containing protein At1g12700, mitochondrial isoform X1, coding for MKKICGIRFLSFYPNSHSNGFTVRIYSNKSISAIDKYDFGVNIKCLDDAVIVFHQMVRMKPLPSLVEFSKLFNTMINRRHYSPVVSLFREMQKLGIPINGFILTSVINSYSLMHRADCGFSVLPIYLKKGIPFDTVTFNTLIRGIFAENKVKDAVELFKKLVRDKICEPDEVTYGTLMNGLSKRGHTEKTLGLLRLMEQGNTKPNIFNYNIVIDALCRDGNLDAAISLLNEMKQKGIPPDIVTYNSVIDGLCKLGQWDKVRTLFSDMALNLNIYPDVRTFNIVIDGLCKEGKVADAEEVMKLMVGRGVEPNIITYSVIMDGYCLCGQLDGARRIFDIMIDKNIEPDIISYNILINGYCKKKKLSEAMLLFCEISQKGSKSDIVTYNIILQGLFEVGRIGDAEKIYAEMLSTGPRPDIYTRRTLLNGYFKYGLVGEAMSLFKKLERKREDTSIAIYNVVINGLCKNGKLDEALAVFEKLSFIGLLPDVRTFTVMINGFCLKGLFDEAKDILRKMEDNDCFPNNITYNVMVQGFLRCNRISEMVSFMKEMVGRGFSFDATTTGFLVNVKRENPSVLDMIQQLQLKNKIVSCLDALNLH